In a genomic window of Lycium ferocissimum isolate CSIRO_LF1 chromosome 9, AGI_CSIRO_Lferr_CH_V1, whole genome shotgun sequence:
- the LOC132029777 gene encoding uncharacterized protein LOC132029777 produces MASQQQPRPLFRFASMVRPAAQTPAPATPAPASQPLFRPTTPFRPPSPAATTTTQPPQPQEPAQQPPATTAPPVAAVAAPPKPAVPAPRSPISAPQPQSVAAASPRSTLATPAPRSSPVAPPQSVVSPPKVPSPRSPVAAQPQRAATDVPKSPVTKVTTSVPQSPFRTQSAPTSTPHSSLPPSPKTKMADSVQTLINQSSPSKAPTPSQKVIQPNVMKSQTNSPQTKPTLSHPPSPLKLPPSQLDLESKIPPQVDQKSVVVHETTRANTNSHHVMQTTRNGKTVENGKRESLKKDKGVQQKKVSNSDTTDDFGMSVLTLAGENKGAIMELSPSRKTYSPQSLQKKGSPKAWSSDDDEEKSGSESGRNGDGMQNKSLPMTAFMNSNVQGINNSILHNASCTHHDPGVHLVFGRKTNGSNGFHIKGSPRSQNNV; encoded by the coding sequence ATGGCAAGCCAACAGCAACCCCGTCCATTGTTCCGTTTCGCTTCGATGGTTCGTCCGGCTGCACAAACTCCAGCTCCTGCTACACCAGCACCGGCGTCACAACCGTTGTTTCGACCTACCACGCCATTTAGGCCTCCATCACCGGCAGCTACTACTACTACTCAGCCACCTCAACCTCAAGAACCTGCACAACAACCACCAGCTACTACTGCTCCTCCCGTTGCAGCAGTCGCTGCACCACCGAAACCAGCAGTGCCAGCCCCACGCAGCCCCATTTCAGCACCGCAGCCTCAATCTGTGGCTGCAGCTTCCCCACGTTCCACTCTGGCAACTCCAGCTCCAAGATCATCACCTGTTGCTCCTCCTCAATCTGTTGTTTCGCCACCAAAGGTTCCCTCACCACGTTCTCCAGTGGCAGCACAACCACAACGTGCTGCAACTGACGTCCCTAAATCTCCTGTCACTAAAGTCACCACATCCGTGCCACAATCCCCATTCAGGACACAGAGCGCTCCGACTAGTACTCCGCATTCTTCGTTACCACCAtcaccaaaaacaaaaatggcAGATTCTGTCCAAACTCTCATCAATCAATCATCACCATCGAAAGCTCCCACACCATCACAAAAAGTCATCCAGCCAAATGTAATGAAATCCCAGACCAACTCTCCTCAAACTAAGCCGACACTCTCTCACCCTCCATCCCCACTAAAGCTTCCCCCATCTCAACTTGATCTCGAGTCCAAGATTCCTCCACAGGTTGATCAGAAATCTGTTGTGGTCCACGAAACCACGAGGGCTAACACCAACAGTCATCATGTCATGCAGACTACTAGAAATGGAAAAACAGTAGAAAATGGGAAACGAGAATCTCTTAAGAAAGATAAAGGGGTTCAGCAGAAGAAGGTGTCTAATTCCGATACCACGGATGACTTTGGAATGAGTGTGCTAACACTAGCTGGTGAAAACAAGGGAGCTATTATGGAGTTAAGCCCTTCAAGGAAGACATACAGCCCTCAGAGccttcaaaagaaaggaagccCAAAGGCGTGGAGTAGTGACGATGATGAAGAAAAATCAGGGAGTGAAAGTGGAAGGAACGGAGATGGAATGCAAAATAAGTCCCTTCCTATGACTGCATTCATGAACAGCAATGTCCAAGGAATCAACAACTCCATTCTCCACAATGCTTCTTGCACTCACCATGATCCTGGTGTCCACCTTGTGTTTGGAAGAAAGACAAATGGTAGCAATGGGTTCCACATTAAGGGCAGCCCAAGGAGCCAAAATAATGTTTAA